TGACTGTTGTGCCATGCATTTGTGTGTGGCACTCAGTTCTAAATAGTACTGTACATCTTAGAGATGGCAGGAGATTGTAACCTGCTGGGTTTTAAGGTCCTGACTTTCCAAAGCTAGAAGATCCAGCTGTCCAGTTATAGCTTCTGGCGACTGAATTTTCCTCTTCCTTGACCTGAGAAACCCCAATAACATTGTAGTTCTCTTCAGCACTGTGAACAGCCTTATGGCGGCCTGGATGCAAAGTGAAGACAGATGAAATGggatatagtttttaaaaaataagagccCCATGGCCTATTGCATGTTAGGGTTTGTCAAGAAGTGTGCTTGACACTCCCTGTGTGAGTTGACCGTGTACCCTTTGACTTTTAGTAGTAAGAACCTGCTTTCCTATAGCAATTTTTAGCCGGGGTTGGAAAAGCCTGTCTGAGGAAGTTGGCTGTGCTTAAGGGTTCAGTTATAACTTCTACAGTCAGAGGTTTAACATGTCACATTTTAATTCTTGCCTTGTGCTTTGCCTGTTTTTTAGGCTATGGAGAGGTAAACGGTAATGCAGCAGAAAGAGAAATATCATTCAAGGGCCTGTGTGCTGATGAGACAACCAACCCATCTTCCAGGGTACCAAATGGCAGCCAGCAACTCGTAGATGCTAATGTAAACCCAAAGCAGACTGTTAAGGCCAGCACTTTTGGGAAAGCTGGAATCAAACCCAAGAACTTCATTCAGAAAAACAGTATGGACAGAAAAATTGAAAAACTTTATGAGAATAAACTTCGAGAAAATCAGTCCTCGGACAAGTCAGAAGCCGTATCTATTCCAAATGGTGTTGTGACAAATAGCTCTGGTTATATCACTAATGGCTACGTAGGCAAAGGTGCAGACAATGATGGCAGCGGATCTGAGAGTGGATATACCACCCCTAAGAAACGGAAGGGCAGGCGCAACAGTGCCAAGGGTTGTGAGAACTTGAATCTGGTACAGGACAAAATGatgccacaggaggtcaacaccCCATCCCTAAAGCAGGAACTGGAAAGTTTCAAGACTGAGTATAGTGAACAAAAGGGAACCAGAGTTGACAGTGCTAAGTCTATTTGGAAGTAtgaagctgggaatggagggGTAGGCCGTGGGAAAACTGGGCTTGGGGAGATACAACGAAAAAACTCTGATGCCAAACCTGGGATTGCCAGCAAAAAGTTTGAGGAACGCCCCAAGGGGAAGCATGCCTCAGCAGCTGCGTCAAAAGAGGACTCATGGACCCTGTTTAAACCACCTCCAGTTTTCCCAGTGGACAACAGCAGTGCTAAAATAGTTCCTAAAATAAGTTATGCAAGCAAAGTTAAAGAGAACCTCAACAAAGCAGCTCAGAATGCCTCTCCGTCTCTGtcttcatcatcatcgtcatctaCTGGAGAAACTCCAGCCCCAATGCCAAGTCGACTGTCCCAAGTCCCCATGTCTGCTATGAAGTCTGTTACTTCTGCTAGCTTCCCAAATGGGCCCATTTTAGCAGGGTCTGATGGAAATGTGTATTCTCCAGGGACCCAGCCACTGCTAACAACTGCTGCTAGTACTGTAACATCAGCCTTGTCTGAGTCAGTATACCCGGACATAAGTACAGCTACAACCACCGTGGAACAAAAGAAGTCTAGCCTTTTTATCTACCCCTCAAATATGCAAACTGCGCTACTGGGTGCGGCCCAGGTAGAGCTGCCATCTCAGACGCATCAGCAGAACCTGGGGGATATCTTCCAGAACCAGTGGGGTTTATCGTTTATAAATGAACCCAGTGCCGGGCCGGATGCTGTCCTGGGGAAAtcaacagaaaataaaatcatgGAAGTGA
This Carettochelys insculpta isolate YL-2023 chromosome 19, ASM3395843v1, whole genome shotgun sequence DNA region includes the following protein-coding sequences:
- the NUFIP2 gene encoding FMR1-interacting protein NUFIP2, translating into MEEQPGQPPHQHQQQQHHHHHHHYYYYNHHHQQHLPPSPYLLPAEPAPRAAPKPPLKHEHKHAGPQRPETPKKKTGYGEVNGNAAEREISFKGLCADETTNPSSRVPNGSQQLVDANVNPKQTVKASTFGKAGIKPKNFIQKNSMDRKIEKLYENKLRENQSSDKSEAVSIPNGVVTNSSGYITNGYVGKGADNDGSGSESGYTTPKKRKGRRNSAKGCENLNLVQDKMMPQEVNTPSLKQELESFKTEYSEQKGTRVDSAKSIWKYEAGNGGVGRGKTGLGEIQRKNSDAKPGIASKKFEERPKGKHASAAASKEDSWTLFKPPPVFPVDNSSAKIVPKISYASKVKENLNKAAQNASPSLSSSSSSSTGETPAPMPSRLSQVPMSAMKSVTSASFPNGPILAGSDGNVYSPGTQPLLTTAASTVTSALSESVYPDISTATTTVEQKKSSLFIYPSNMQTALLGAAQVELPSQTHQQNLGDIFQNQWGLSFINEPSAGPDAVLGKSTENKIMEVTFQGEYPAALVSQGAEIIPSGTEQPVFPKAYELDKRTSPQILSGIIKPGTGSEIGVLSLEPHHIGDLQMADTSSQGALVFLSKDYELENPLASPTNNLLASAKDQRYQRGLERKDSWGPFDLRAAIIYHTKEMESVWNLQKQDPKRIITYDEAMDRPDQ